In the genome of Arachis stenosperma cultivar V10309 chromosome 2, arast.V10309.gnm1.PFL2, whole genome shotgun sequence, the window acaaagtgcttagggccacgaccaagactcataaaagtagttgtgttcaagaatcaacatacttaactaggagaatcaataacactatctgaactctgagttcctatagatgtcaatcattctaaacttcaaaggataaagtgagatgccaaaactgttcagaagcaaaaagctacaagtcccgctcatctaattagaacaaatattcattgatattttgggatttatattatattctcttcttttcatcctatttgattttcagttgcttggggacaagcaacaatttaagtttagtgttgtgatgagcggataatttatacgctttttggcattgtttttaggtagtttttagtaggatctagctacttttagggatgttttcattagtttttatgcaaaattcacatttctagactttaatatgagtttgtgtgtttttctgtgatttcaggtattttctggctgaaattgagggacctgagcaaaaatctgattcaggctgaaaaatgactgctgatgctgttggattctgacctccctgcactcgagatgaattttctggagctacagaactccaaatggcacgctcttaatagcgttggaaagtagacatctagagctttccagcaatatataatggtccatACTTTTTTTGAgcttagacgacgcaaactggcattcaacgccagttccatgctgtattctggagtaaaacgccagaaacacgtcacaaaccagagttaaacgccaaaaacacgttacaacttggcgtttaaccgcAAGAGAAGCCtttgcacgtgtaaagctcaagctcaacccaagcacacaccaaagtgggccccggaagtggatttctgcacttagacttatttctgtaaaccctagtagctagtctagtataaataggacttttttactattgtattagaagtcTTTTGATTGATTTTTAATAGTGTATGCGATTttagaccttcatgggggctggccattcggccgtgcctggaccatcacttatgtattttcaacggtagagtttctatacaccatagattaagggtgtggagctctgctatacctcgagttttaatgtaattactactattttctattcaattcagcttattcttgttctaaaatattcgctgcacttcaacatgatggatgtgatgatccgtgacactcatcatcatccatccttatgaacgcgtgactgacaaccacttccgttctaccttagaccgagcgcatatctattgggttccttaaccagaatcttcatggtataagctagaaccctttggcggccattcttgacaatccggaaagtctaaaccttgtctgtggtattccgaaggattcagggattgaatgactgtgaggaacttcaaacttgcgattgttgggcgtggtgactgacgcaaaagaatcaatggattctattccgacatgatcgagaaccgacagatgattagccgtgctgtgacaagagcatttggaccattttcactgagaggatgggaagtagccattgacaacagtgatgtcctacatacagcttgccatggaaaggagtaagaaggattgaatgaaagcagtagaaaaccagagattcagaaggaacacaacatctccatacacttatctgaaattactaccaatgaattacataagtttctctatctttattttatgctttatttattattattttcgaaaaccattataaccaattgaatctgcctaactgagatttactagatgatcatagcttgcttcataccaacaatctccatgggatcgactcttactcacgtaaggtttattacttggacgacccagtgcacttgctggttagttgtgcgaagttgtgacaaagtgtgattcatgtttgagagcgctaccaagtttttggtgccattaTTGATgttcacaattttgtgcaccacaaACCGAATTCAAAGGGGAAAGGGACAGCCGTCtaaccttatttccagccttgataagttacatggatatgtagaggaagaagagaggatcattttggtgtaatcagagttttgatttgagttttagttcagaagaaatcaagttttgaagatttggaactaagaacttttctctctttttctctcttcctATTTTCGGCCACAAGGAGGAAATGGACCAGCCTTGGGGgtcttgggggtgtagggtgagttgtgattggttggcttggaggtgggttaaaataatattaaaatatctcaggtgtataactactaaaaataGATGTATCGAAACACtcgtaaaaatatctctaaaaattcttttctgagctactagcataaatgacagtAGTAACGTATTtaatatgagaataaaacatatatgatgaggccttagcattgctaaagtcatcagagagtgctggtgctaaacTGCACCAGTAAACTTTGAACTCGATTAAACCGATTTTCCTGTTTTCAACTAAAACAGACTAGGTAATCTTATAAtatatcattcaagaagcttctaatactaatatgaTGATAATATTATgctattatcttttttttctcatGAATCAAGTTTGGTttgtcaaactgagactatttacggaaaccagaatcaaaactcctaaccgatatgGTTTAAAAACAAGGTTCTTCGTGATTGCGTTGTCGAGCTTGCCCAAAAAGAGCTCCTAGCTTGAAGATGACATAATGaaaatgaggatcaagatgctTGATGATACATCAGAGGTGTTCGCTTTACTGATCTTCCAGAGAAATCCGTATCtttagaaaagatctcgcgtactcgaaaaatGGGGTTGTTATAAGGATCAAGCCCATGAGCCATACCATaaagttatgggaaagggtgatagaacagaggttgagaaaagagacacaagtaacagagaacgaATTTAGATTTATGCCAGGCAGATCCACTACCGAAGCGATATACCTGTTAAAAATGATGATagagaggtatcgtagtaataaaagggatctatATATGGTGTttattaatttgaaaaaaaagcgTACGATAGGGTGTCAATGGAGATCTTATGGAAGGTTATAGAAAAGAGGAAAGTAAAGATCACATATATTcgtgcaattaaagacatgtatgatggggttacaactagtgtgaagacccAAAGTGATGAGACGGAGGAATttcctattggtataggattactcCAAGGATCATCCTTATatccataccttttcacattagtcttggaagtactcacagagcacatccaagagcctgtgtcATGGTGTATGCTTTTTGCTGATAATATTGttcttatgggagagtcaatgAAAGACTAAAATAAgaagttggacttatggagagaagctttagAAGTGTATAGTCTGCGCATAATCCGTAACAAGAtagaatatatggaatgtaagttcggtatgagaagggaaaaccccaatatagaggtgaagattggagaaaacatcctacgaaaagttaaaagttttaagtatcttgggtgcatcatataggataatggagagattgaacaggataTAAATTGTAACAAccctagtttttgaaaattaaataattagttatttgtggtttattttatttgctgataattttattttaagaaaattattttactaaagcTAATTAAATAGAGTTTCATCATAATTGGAGTTTAATTtgattagaatttttatataatctttattagatatttggtatgattgaaattataagtttgataattgaaaaataagaagaattgtataatttaatttaaataaattctattttaaataaattatgttattaatttgaacTCTTAGGAATTAATTTACTAGAAATGattagattaatttttataaatactttatgTTTAAGTCAGTTAATATTTATGCAcaatttttatcataattagttattttataaattgaaattaaagttctggagatagaaaaataatgaaCAGTCAATATATTgagtttaaattatattttataaaaatgtgattaatatgtttatcttataatttaaattaaaaaataattgattgaaCTTAGTAATATGTTAATAAATAATgttactaaatatttttaatagggtatatttgattttaaaattatcctaccctctaattttatcaaaatatctattcatatctatctatattcttttataaaatcctaatttctaaccctaattcccaaaTCAAACTTAGAAACCCTAATTTCCCAAATTGAAAACCCTAAGTTCCTAATCAGAAACACTAACCTACCCATTTTCTTCTCCCTTCAGCCGCCGAACCCCACCCCCTTTCTTCCTAAACATAACGCTGAAATGGAATCAGacagggagagagagagaaaatcaGAGTGTGATCCAAGCAGCCACCGTTCAGTCACCAAAGCCGCCGCTAGGGGTTCTTTGCCGTCACCGTCGTTGTCATCCATGCGAGCTGCAGCGCTGTGTAGTCCAGCCGTCGTGACCTGAGCCCACATCACTGTCGCCTCGGCTGTTCCCACCGCCGTTGGATCCGTCGCGCGCGTCACCGTCTGAGGAGCCACCGCCGTCCTTGCTCGTCATCTCCCTTGGAGTCATTGCTGTTCATGCTCCGTCGTTGCTGCCCTTCCATAGAGACGTGTCGCCATCGCTGAGTGATGGAGGAAGAGGATGCACGAGAGGAGCCGCTGCTGCTGGGTTGCTGTTCTGCCACCGTCACTGTCACGTGATGGAGGAGGAAATTGCTCTACCACCATCCGAGCTTGCAGTTGCAGTTGCCCATATTGCTGCCGCAGCTTCTTCGTTCTGTTATTACTTTCTAATTGTTATGCCCTCGGCGCTGCCACTAGAAGTTTGTCAGGGTTAGTTAGAGCTACCGTTCTGATTCTGCCGCAGCTTGTTCAGGGTTCCTGCTCATCCCTGTTCTCTGTTCAGCCTTCACCAGAGTGCTGTCATTGGAGAAACACCACTGAAACTGGGCCAGATTCACCGGTAATGCCACTTATTGTGGTTGCTGCTGTTCTGATCTCTGTGGGTTTCGACATTGAGGTAGgggatttatttttaaagttaaacgtttttaatttagaatgcctacaaagttatttggataagtgcaaatggttaagaatttcttaattgacaagaataacttgaaatGCATTTGAAATTAGTTAGTTGTTGTGATTATTCTGAGCTGTGATTGAATTTAGATGCTGTTGTGAACAAAGATTtagtataatttattaaattgaaatatGTCGAGTTAATTATTGAAAAGCTGTCGTATGGATAATTGATGAACTGAGTTGGGATTGTTGCTGTGAATGTAATTGGTTTTGTTGATATGAGAAACTAATTGATAGAAATAAGCTTGGTTTAAGGTTGTGAAATTTGGATTAAGTTTGATGATGTTTTAGTGTTTCAATTGGAGTATTGAATTCAGGTTATGGCTGTGAATATTTTTGGGCCTTGTTGTGAGTGTCTGAAGCTGTAATTGATATTGGTTTTCCTGATTTTgatggaattgttgaaaagTTCTGATTCTATGTGATTATACTGAATTAGTTGAGTTGTGCGGCTGTATTCTGGTTATTGAGAGTAAGTTCTTGTTGTTGTTTTTAGTTATCTGATGTATCGGAATGGCTGTGAAATTGACTTGTAGCTGGTTGGAATTGGTTAAAATGTGGCTGCAAATGGTGATTCATTTAATGTTACTTATTAAATTGAAATATGATGAGTTAACTATTAAATGAAATGTATTTGAGAAAAGTTAGTTGTGGTGATTGTTCTGAGTTATGACTGAAGTTGGATGCGGATGTGAATTGAGTTTGGGTTATTGTTGTGATATAGACTGGCTTCATTGTCATAATGATGACATTTACTTTGATTTGAGGCTGTGATTGTTATTGATTTTCTGATTATTTTAGAATTGCTAGAAATTCCAACTTTAGTTGATTATGTCAAGTTGgttattattgttgatttaaGTTTAACTATAGTTGACTTTGAAAATCTATAACTAATTCTATGATGATCGGAATTGCGTGGGACCAAGTCTGGATTAAGCTTGGGAATATAGGAAGCTGGACTGGTGAATTTGGGACTTTTTCATTAAGTTTATGATTTATGatgaatttttgaattatgGATGTCAAATCTGATTTTCTGCAGAATGTTTAACACAGCAGCAACTTGTTTCCTCTATTAGAAATTCTCcagtttgaattttgaagtgaaaccaattttaaatgaaactttAGTCTTACcactttaatttcataaaaattcagaATTTGTGGAGTTGTGGTTTTAAAGATATGGATTTTTAAAGTAAGATGTATTATGTAGTAAAAATCAGGTTCTGTTTTCTATGTCAGTAACTTTGaaactttataatttttaattctaaagtGATATTGAGATGCAATCAATTGGAGGTGAAAGTTGAGTATGTTTagcatatattatttaaatttcagGATATGTTTATTGACATTTAAACAGAATTCTGCAGGAAACTACTCAACTTCCGAGTTACATAACTCcttcattaaaaatgatattgACCTGGAATTAATTGGAAACGAATCCTGAATGAGTGAGGTTGAaccatataaatttttaaattcattggatttaacttggattttatattgaattttgaatatcATATGCTGCTGCTATTTTTCTGGTTTTACGTACTGCAGAACAGTCATGGTTTTTCTGCTATTTCTAATGCTAGAGAAATCAGAAAAttatgatctttggtttgttagaaagcttatttCAAGATGAACGTCTGGACATAAAGTTTGCGCAATTCTGAGTTTATTTgctatattaaaaatagaaaagaagataGTGTGttgaggatgtcttagtgacAGTTGTAAGTTTATTAAATTAAAGATGAACCTTAGTGTTATATGGCtgatttaatgttaaaatttgCTTGATTCTGAATTGATGTGATGCTGGAAAGGTTGAGAAGAGTTTGGTAAATTATTTGGTTTGGACCCGTAAGGGTGGTTATGTCCTATTTTCAGAAGAGATCATATccgaatttttataaaagtataaggacttaatcaaaatcaatatttaaagcttatttaatgataaaaacTTCAATGATTCTTTTAAGAAGAAATTATTTGGTATACGAGATTGTTGGCAAAGGCGTGGGTCTTGTCCCGCTTGCGTATTTGCaattatgaaagaaaaaggaaagatgtaaagtttgtatagtatgattgaacagagaaagaaagtggtactgcataagaatgtgaaagtgatgatgaataatgagaatgataatgaatgatggtaatgagaatgattatgtgatgattTGCCGCATTGAGGCAGCCAGATAGATAGTGGTGCGACCACTGAGAATGCTTTCCTGCGGTACAGATCTATATTTTAATTCTGtaaggcagaggggttattttctgctacagaagtaccgtgaccacctgttccatttctgtagtggcagaggggttatttcttGTATACAGAAGGTGTGTCGGCGTACATCCTGCAGTGGCAGATGTGTTATTTCCTGCGTGCAGTGGACCCTATGGTGGCAGAGGGTTATTTCCTGTACACAGGGGTATAGCCAATAGGAAAGCCTTATCtagacagaggttgctggataacgtcgggagcgggttagtaaccgacagatgagctcattacctgcactagggctagacatgcatcatccttgtttgtgcatttgcatttgattgtgtTGCTTATCTTTTTCCCTTGTGATTGTACTATTTGTCTTGATGACTTGCTTGTGTGTTTGATTGAATATCTTTGTTGAAGCTGTGAACTTAGTAAAGTATTGAGGAGTGATATTCGTGAATTTTGGTTCGGCTATATTACTTATGTTGCTGGTTTATTTAGTTATTGCAATGATTGAGCGATGCTGTTTGTGGCTTATAAATTGTTAATGTGaccaattttatattttagaatttattttgaGTTTAGAGATTTTGAAAGAGGTAATTAACTAGCTAAAGTAAAACCAAGAGtagtattttcaaaaagttttgaTAAAAATGTAGTTTCCTTGAGTATGTAAGTATTTGCATGTTAATCATTACTTTTACGGTATTTCCATTtcctactgagaacgtgtggtttgttctcaccccataaatttccaccctttcagtgacacaggttcgaaGACTCAGTTTGAAGCTGTAGGCGATTGTTAGACCTTATCTATGAGTTTTGTTTATGAGTTAAGTTTCTTTCATAGAGTTCCTCGCCTTTGTAGCTTTAGTTTTTATTTCATGcagagggataggagttgtatctgaattttatttaaattctcttgtataatgtttattattattaataagttTATGCTTATTATTACTTGGTGATGTTTGCTatgtgattttaattaataaaaataatttttttggaattttctaTAAAACTAAATCGCGATATCGAACTACAGGctcaatagtaaatagttaataaaggaaagcaGGTTGGTAACACCTTACTTtcggtacgatcatgacgttctggaagttgggtcgttgcataaatcataggatccaagcagattggtcaaaatggcggaatgcatctggttttatatgcgacaaaaaagtgaatttaaaacttaaaggtaaattctattgcactgctataagaccggctatgctttatagtacggagtgttgggcagTCAAAAGCGAGCACAAACATAAGTTGAGTGTGCCAAAAATGAAGAtattgagatggatgagtggtcatacgcaattggataaaataaggaacgaaggtataagggagagagttagAGTAGCatccattgtggaaaagatggtagaATCGTGTCTCAAGTgatttggacatgtgagaagaagactaACATAACACCCAGTCAGGAGAGTGGATGAGATGAAAGATGGACAAGGGGTAAAAGGTAGaagaagacctaagaagaccatcgatgaggtggtcaaacgagaccTACATGTAAACgatctctctgtagacatgatataTGACAGAGCTCAATGACATCGTTTGATTCATATAACCAACtccacttatatatatatatatatatatattgtccttactatcaaaatttttagatctTACTGCCTagttataatattattcttcaagtattatatatgtattactCTTTTTAAGTGTTATTATTTCACCAccttttatttataattataattatagtaaaaaattttgtGTGATAAGGTGTTACAAAATCCACCGATAGAAATTAACCTATAGAAATTAAACTTCGACGCAATTTACTTTCTTCTCCCGCCCTTCTTCCCTACTTCGTTCATCTGATCCAAACAAAGCCCGAGAGAATTCCATTTTGGTTAAGTTTCCTAAATGTATATGGTATGTATATAGATATCTCTATTCATACATATATATgtcttattttatataaattatacttAATATAGCATATAGCTATACATCAGGCTTTTTTGGTTCAGCTATATATCATATATccctaacaaa includes:
- the LOC130960437 gene encoding uncharacterized protein LOC130960437, coding for MHERSRCCWVAVLPPSLSRDGGGNCSTTIRACSCSCPYCCRSFFVLLLLSNCYALGAATRSLSGLVRATVLILPQLVQGSCSSLFSVQPSPECCHWRNTTETGPDSPVMPLIVVAAVLISVGFDIE